The Pseudofrankia sp. DC12 region GCATGAAAGTGGATGAGGCGATGAGAGTGGTTCGACGGAACTCGTCGACAGCCCTGTCCCGTGACGGCCGGCGACGGCCGATCTTCATGACACGAGGCGACCGTCGGGCACAGCCGGCTCGGTCGCGTGAGCTGATGCGGTGCGTGCGGCCAGCCGCCTGGTCGACCGCTCGGCGCCCATCGGGTCAGATGACGGGATTTCGATGGACTTTACGTTCCCTCGTAATCTGCGTCAAGAGCGACTGGGCGAACACGCGCGGGACCCGGCCGGGGCCCCCGGTGGGACAGCCACGAACAGAAAGCCAAGGTCCCAGCGGCTGAATGACGGCGCGCTCCAGGACTGGCCACGCCCGCGCGCTCGCGGGCCGCCCGGCACGATCACCGAAGTCTCGTGGCTAACCACGACACGTCGCATGCCGAGGTCCGGGGATGCAGCCCGTCAGACCGAGAACGGCTCGCAGTAGGGCCGCAGGTCGATCTCCAGAGTCCAGGCGCTGCGCGGCTGCACGAGCAGCTGCCAGAACGTCTCGGCAATCGCGTCGATGCCGATCATGCCGTCGACCGGGCGCCGGTCCTTCGCGTCCGGGAACTGGCTGTTGAGCCGGTCGCCGTCGATCGGGCCGTGCGGGATCACGTTGGCGACGTGGATGTTGCGCGGCGCGAACTCCCGGGCGAGCGCCTGCACGAGCGCGCGCTGCCCGAACTTCGCCGACGCGTAGGCGGCCAGCTTCGGCCGCCCGACCAGGCCGGAGACCGACCCGGTGAACAGGATCGCCCCGCCGCCGCGGGCCGTCATCCGCCGGGCCGCCTCCCTGGCGACCAGGAAGCTGCCGAGGCAGTTCGTCCGCCAGACGCTCTCGAAGAACTGGGCGTCCATGTCCAGGATGCTGGGCCGCCACTGCGAGCCGCCCGCATTGTAGACGCAGACCAGGGGCGGGCCGAGCTCGTCGAGCTTGGCGAGCGGGCCGGCGAGCCCCGCCTCGGTGCCGGCGTCGGCGACGGCGCTGGCCGCCGTGCCGCCCTTGTCCTCGATGTCCGCGACGACGGCGGCGAGCTTCTCCTCGGTCCGCCCGGTCACCAGGACGTGCATGCCGCCGGCCGCGAGCCGCCGCGCGATCGCCGCGCCGGTCCCCTGGCGCGCGCCGACCCCGATCACCCACGCCACGCCGCCGGCCGGCGGCGGGCCGCCCAGCACCGGCCAGCCCGTGAACCGCTGTGCCTCATCCGTCGGTGCCATCTGCGTCCTCTTGTCGACCTCGTGGTCCGCCCAGCCGCCTGCTCACGACGGCCGGTGCCTGGTCTGCAGCCGGTGGTAGCCGAACTGCTCACGTGCCGCGCGCAGGGTCGCCCCGGCTTCGACGGCCGCGCGGATCCGTTCCTCCGCATCGTGGATCTCCCGGGCGGCCGCGACCACTTCGCCGGCCTTGGCGGCCGGGATAACGACGACGCCGTCGCCGTCACCGAGCAGCCAGTCGCCGGGCTCGACGCGCACCCCGCCGACGCAGACCGGCTCGCCGGTCGCCTCGACCCGCACCCGGTCCTTGCCGGTCCGCATCCAGTTCCCGCGCGCGAAGATGGGGTAGCCGAGGGTGATCGACCGGTCGACGTCCCGGCAGACGCCGTCGATAACCGTGCCGGCGATCCCGGCCCGCGCGGCGGCCGCGGTCAGCAGGTCGCCCCACACGGTCACGTCGAGGCGCCCCTGGTTGTCCAGGACGACGACCTGGCCGGGGCCGAGATCGTCGATGTAGTCCCCGACCGTGCCGGGGTCGGTCCCGACCGGCCCGTAGCGCAGGGTCCAGGCCTGCCCCAGCAGCCGGAACGACCGGTCCAGCGGCCTGATTCCCAGACACTGCCCGGTGAGGCCAAGCCGGTCCAGCGCGTCGCTGACGTCGGTGCAGCTGAGCTCGGCCAGGGCGGCGGCGGTCCGCGCCGCCTCGGTGCTCTCGATGGTTGTCACGACCGTTCCCGCAACATCGTCTCGTAGCTGGCGCCCATCACCTGCGACACGGGGACTCCCTGCCTGACCTGGTCGGCCATCAGCCGCTCGCGCTCGGCGATCCGGCTGGCGGCGGCGACGACCTCCTCGGCCCGCGCGGCCGGGACGAACACGACGCCACTGCCATCGGCGATCACATAGTCGCCCGGCGTCACTGCGACGCCGCAGATCCGTACCGGGACGTTC contains the following coding sequences:
- a CDS encoding SDR family NAD(P)-dependent oxidoreductase, which codes for MAPTDEAQRFTGWPVLGGPPPAGGVAWVIGVGARQGTGAAIARRLAAGGMHVLVTGRTEEKLAAVVADIEDKGGTAASAVADAGTEAGLAGPLAKLDELGPPLVCVYNAGGSQWRPSILDMDAQFFESVWRTNCLGSFLVAREAARRMTARGGGAILFTGSVSGLVGRPKLAAYASAKFGQRALVQALAREFAPRNIHVANVIPHGPIDGDRLNSQFPDAKDRRPVDGMIGIDAIAETFWQLLVQPRSAWTLEIDLRPYCEPFSV
- a CDS encoding diguanylate cyclase codes for the protein MESTEAARTAAALAELSCTDVSDALDRLGLTGQCLGIRPLDRSFRLLGQAWTLRYGPVGTDPGTVGDYIDDLGPGQVVVLDNQGRLDVTVWGDLLTAAAARAGIAGTVIDGVCRDVDRSITLGYPIFARGNWMRTGKDRVRVEATGEPVCVGGVRVEPGDWLLGDGDGVVVIPAAKAGEVVAAAREIHDAEERIRAAVEAGATLRAAREQFGYHRLQTRHRPS